A window of the Pseudodesulfovibrio sp. JC047 genome harbors these coding sequences:
- a CDS encoding ABC transporter ATP-binding protein, which produces MLELRDVQSFYGNIQALYDVNLHINQGEIITLIGANGAGKSTTLMTVCGVVQAREGAVLYEGEDISREAPNKIVSRGICQVPEGRLIFPELTVQENLDMGAFMRSDKDGIKRDMDYCYDLFPILAERRRQQGGTLSGGEQQMLAIGRALMAKPRLLLLDEPSMGLAPLVVRQIFDIIQKVNEENNTTIFLVEQNANLALKIGHRGYVMENGRVVLTDTCDKLLEDEQVKKAYLGL; this is translated from the coding sequence ATGCTCGAATTGCGAGATGTGCAGAGTTTTTACGGTAATATCCAGGCCCTCTATGATGTGAATTTGCATATCAATCAGGGGGAGATCATTACCCTGATCGGGGCCAATGGTGCTGGCAAGTCTACAACGCTCATGACTGTCTGCGGCGTGGTTCAGGCCCGAGAAGGGGCAGTGTTGTATGAAGGCGAGGACATTTCTCGCGAAGCACCGAACAAGATCGTGTCCCGGGGAATTTGTCAGGTTCCTGAAGGCCGGTTGATTTTTCCAGAACTCACTGTTCAGGAAAATCTGGATATGGGCGCGTTCATGCGTTCCGACAAGGACGGAATCAAGCGGGACATGGATTATTGTTATGATTTGTTCCCGATTTTGGCCGAACGAAGACGACAACAGGGCGGAACTTTATCGGGAGGGGAGCAACAGATGCTTGCCATCGGGCGTGCTCTTATGGCAAAGCCACGTCTCCTGCTTTTGGATGAACCGTCAATGGGACTTGCGCCTTTGGTGGTCCGACAGATTTTCGACATCATCCAGAAGGTCAATGAGGAAAACAATACCACCATTTTTTTGGTGGAACAGAACGCCAACCTCGCGCTCAAAATAGGGCATCGAGGGTACGTCATGGAAAACGGACGGGTGGTTCTTACCGATACCTGCGACAAGCTCCTTGAGGATGAGCAGGTTAAAAAAGCCTATTTAGGCTTATAA
- a CDS encoding branched-chain amino acid ABC transporter permease LivH (LivHMGF is the membrane component of the LIV-I/LS branched-chain amino acid transporter), producing the protein MEYFLELFLGGLTRGSIYALIALGYTMVYGIIELINFAHGEIYMIGAFTGLIVAGLLTMLGFPGIAILAIALVCAVIWAAAYGYTIEKVAYKPLRGAPRLSPLISAIGMSIFLQNYVMLAQTSDFLPFPELIPEFGFMESMGSIISSSELVIILATVLSCVGLTVFIKFTKLGKAMRATAQNRKMAMLVGINVDMVISATFIIGSSLAAVGGVLIASHIGQINYYIGFIAGIKAFTAAVLGGIGSIPGAMLGALVLGLTEAFATGYVSSDYEDVFAFCLLVLILIFRPSGIMGKEKTQKV; encoded by the coding sequence ATGGAATATTTTCTTGAGCTGTTTTTGGGTGGATTAACCCGGGGCAGCATATATGCCCTTATCGCCCTGGGCTATACCATGGTCTACGGGATTATCGAACTTATCAACTTCGCTCATGGCGAAATCTACATGATCGGTGCGTTTACCGGACTGATCGTTGCGGGATTATTGACGATGCTCGGGTTCCCCGGCATTGCCATCCTGGCCATTGCCTTGGTCTGCGCGGTCATTTGGGCAGCAGCCTACGGGTACACCATCGAAAAGGTGGCGTATAAACCGTTGCGCGGTGCGCCCCGGTTGTCCCCGCTGATTTCCGCCATTGGTATGTCCATTTTCTTGCAAAATTATGTCATGCTTGCTCAGACTTCGGACTTCCTGCCGTTTCCCGAACTCATTCCCGAGTTCGGATTTATGGAATCCATGGGGTCCATCATCAGCTCCTCAGAGCTGGTCATCATCCTTGCCACGGTGCTTTCGTGCGTCGGGCTGACGGTCTTTATCAAGTTCACCAAACTGGGCAAGGCCATGCGCGCCACGGCCCAGAATCGGAAAATGGCCATGCTGGTCGGCATCAATGTCGATATGGTCATTTCCGCGACCTTCATTATCGGGTCCAGCCTGGCCGCTGTTGGCGGTGTGTTGATCGCTTCACATATTGGGCAGATCAACTACTACATCGGCTTTATCGCTGGAATCAAAGCGTTTACCGCCGCCGTGCTCGGTGGAATCGGGTCTATCCCCGGTGCCATGCTCGGCGCATTGGTACTCGGCCTGACCGAAGCGTTCGCGACCGGATACGTCTCATCGGATTACGAGGATGTGTTCGCGTTCTGTCTCTTGGTGCTTATCCTGATTTTCAGGCCGTCGGGCATCATGGGCAAGGAAAAGACCCAGAAGGTCTAA
- a CDS encoding tetratricopeptide repeat protein, whose amino-acid sequence MTAKAATFGRKAVIVTMVVAIGVMFMTSFVYRMDNPNLFVKVQPQHTADDGHDHDGDGMPGNAMNGAMSQVKEYMARVDADPNDVDALIGLGNSFLMMRAWDRALEPLGKARTLQPENTMILKGVGIAYFNKEDFTKASEAYEAILAIDDTDTLALFNLGVIYKHYFKKPDAAKTCFTRVLELEKDDQEMIKLAREELGQ is encoded by the coding sequence ATGACTGCTAAAGCAGCAACCTTTGGCCGAAAGGCCGTTATCGTGACCATGGTGGTGGCGATCGGGGTCATGTTCATGACCAGTTTTGTCTATCGGATGGACAATCCCAACCTGTTTGTGAAGGTTCAGCCTCAACATACAGCCGATGACGGACACGACCATGATGGAGACGGTATGCCGGGTAACGCCATGAATGGGGCCATGTCCCAAGTCAAGGAATACATGGCCCGGGTGGATGCCGATCCGAATGATGTGGATGCCCTGATTGGTCTGGGGAATTCCTTTCTCATGATGCGTGCCTGGGACCGCGCCTTGGAACCATTGGGCAAGGCTCGGACGCTCCAGCCGGAAAATACCATGATTTTGAAAGGTGTTGGTATCGCGTATTTCAATAAGGAAGACTTCACCAAGGCGAGCGAAGCCTATGAGGCCATCCTCGCCATTGACGACACTGACACACTCGCCCTGTTCAATCTGGGTGTGATTTACAAGCACTATTTCAAAAAACCGGATGCCGCGAAAACCTGTTTTACTCGGGTTCTGGAACTGGAAAAGGATGATCAGGAAATGATAAAGCTCGCCCGGGAGGAACTTGGGCAATAA
- a CDS encoding heme exporter protein CcmB: protein MLKRAGIIASKDLKLSLSGGQGLVQAVLLGLLLIFLFSLSKPLGGTISPQAAGAIFWLASAFGLVLVFNDLFAIEEANGARIGILSSPVPVHAVWIGKGVAGLSLLLVSQLVFLPATAAFLGQSIHGPVWLLAVTLIGADIGLVVIGALLGALSQGQAARESLLSVIVFPLLLPVLLSGITLFGMCFSPEMIDVPGKWLGVIFAFDCLFSGAGLFLFPFVYSGEE, encoded by the coding sequence ATGCTGAAACGTGCTGGAATAATCGCCTCCAAAGATCTCAAGTTGTCTCTGTCCGGCGGACAGGGGCTGGTGCAGGCCGTGCTGCTCGGGTTGTTACTCATCTTTTTGTTTTCATTGTCCAAACCCTTGGGGGGAACGATTTCTCCGCAAGCGGCCGGAGCTATTTTTTGGCTCGCGTCCGCCTTTGGACTGGTGTTGGTTTTCAATGATCTGTTTGCCATTGAAGAGGCGAACGGGGCACGGATCGGCATCCTGTCCTCACCCGTACCGGTTCATGCTGTCTGGATCGGAAAAGGTGTGGCCGGCTTGAGCTTGTTGCTGGTTTCCCAACTGGTTTTTTTGCCTGCAACAGCGGCGTTTCTTGGACAAAGTATCCATGGTCCCGTGTGGTTGCTGGCCGTGACCTTGATCGGAGCCGATATCGGGCTGGTCGTGATTGGCGCATTGCTCGGGGCCTTGTCTCAGGGACAGGCCGCTCGTGAATCCCTGTTGTCCGTTATTGTTTTTCCATTGTTATTACCCGTGCTCTTGTCCGGTATCACTTTATTCGGCATGTGTTTTTCGCCGGAAATGATCGATGTCCCCGGCAAGTGGCTCGGCGTGATTTTTGCCTTTGATTGTCTGTTTTCCGGGGCTGGGCTGTTCCTGTTCCCGTTTGTTTATAGTGGGGAAGAGTAA
- a CDS encoding ABC transporter ATP-binding protein, with protein MNNPVLNVNTVSKDFGGIRALDEVDLVVHDKEIVALIGPNGAGKTTFFNCITGIYTPTSGDVSIDPDASGQSKRINGKKPNIVTELGMARTFQNIRLFHSMTALENVMIGTHCRTKSSIWGAVSRNKATRMEESAVIEKAYGLLELVGLSEFADELSSNMPYGKQRRLEIARALATDPFLLLLDEPAAGMNPQETLELEQLITVIREQFNISIMLIEHDMKMVMSMSDRIYVLDYGRMIATGTPQEIAENPTVIKAYLGEDHDD; from the coding sequence ATGAATAATCCAGTTTTGAACGTCAACACGGTGAGCAAGGACTTCGGAGGCATCCGTGCCCTGGATGAAGTCGATCTCGTCGTGCATGACAAGGAAATCGTGGCCCTGATCGGCCCCAATGGCGCAGGAAAAACCACGTTCTTCAATTGTATTACCGGCATCTATACCCCGACGTCCGGGGATGTCAGCATCGATCCCGACGCGTCGGGACAGTCGAAACGAATCAATGGCAAGAAACCGAATATTGTCACTGAACTCGGTATGGCCAGAACGTTTCAGAATATCCGGTTGTTTCATTCCATGACCGCGCTTGAAAACGTTATGATCGGCACGCATTGTCGGACCAAATCGTCCATATGGGGAGCTGTTTCACGCAATAAAGCAACCCGCATGGAAGAGTCGGCGGTCATTGAAAAGGCCTATGGATTGTTGGAACTCGTGGGATTGAGCGAGTTTGCCGATGAGTTATCGTCAAACATGCCATACGGAAAGCAGCGGCGGTTGGAAATCGCCCGGGCCTTGGCCACGGATCCGTTTCTGTTGTTGCTGGATGAACCGGCCGCAGGCATGAATCCTCAGGAAACCTTGGAACTGGAGCAGCTTATTACGGTGATTCGGGAGCAGTTCAACATTTCCATCATGCTCATCGAGCACGATATGAAAATGGTCATGTCCATGTCCGATCGAATCTATGTTTTGGACTATGGGCGTATGATCGCGACTGGGACGCCGCAGGAAATCGCTGAAAATCCAACGGTTATCAAGGCGTATCTCGGGGAGGATCATGATGACTAA
- a CDS encoding DUF3382 domain-containing protein encodes MTQQSFFSFFFTAGCDSFAQALKRSFVAALWFAFLTFPIMVIRVNTIEKTVVWHWERLAYIAGAVFFGSFVWRWLLARKDLKKDESTRESRMESLLTQIQSHTVLKFVALGALALIAVAFPEVFDLYQTNIMVSCLVYIVLGLGLNIVVGLAGLLDLGYVAFYAVGAYAYALCNMHWGIGFWFMLPIGAILGALLGVILGFPVLRLRGDYLAIVTLGFGEIIRLVLENWGDVTMGPSGISGIDRPALFGMKIGVIGSTQYMYYIMLGLLIFTIFCVNRLQNSRIGRAWLALREDEIACQAMGIDKMKTKLMAFALGATWAGMAGVVFAAKTSFINPASFTFWESAIILSIVVIGGMGSIRGVIAGAIILILVPEYLRDFAQFRMLLFGAIMVLVMVFRPQGLISAKRKIYHYTASKTASAADE; translated from the coding sequence ATGACCCAACAGAGCTTTTTCAGCTTCTTTTTTACCGCCGGGTGCGATTCCTTTGCCCAGGCGTTGAAGAGGTCGTTCGTCGCCGCTCTTTGGTTCGCCTTTTTAACATTCCCCATCATGGTTATCCGGGTCAACACCATCGAAAAAACGGTGGTGTGGCACTGGGAACGCTTGGCGTACATCGCTGGAGCGGTTTTTTTCGGTTCCTTTGTGTGGCGTTGGCTTTTGGCCCGAAAGGACCTCAAAAAAGATGAGAGCACCCGGGAATCCCGCATGGAATCCCTGCTCACGCAGATACAGTCCCATACGGTTTTGAAATTCGTGGCCCTTGGCGCATTGGCATTGATTGCCGTGGCCTTTCCGGAAGTATTTGATCTCTATCAGACAAATATCATGGTTTCCTGCCTCGTGTACATTGTACTCGGGTTGGGACTCAATATTGTTGTCGGGCTGGCCGGTCTGCTCGACCTCGGATATGTGGCGTTTTACGCCGTCGGAGCCTATGCCTACGCCTTGTGCAACATGCATTGGGGAATCGGCTTCTGGTTCATGCTTCCCATTGGTGCCATCCTTGGCGCATTGCTCGGTGTCATTCTCGGCTTTCCGGTCCTTCGGTTGCGTGGTGACTATCTGGCCATCGTCACTCTTGGTTTTGGTGAGATCATTCGCTTGGTCCTGGAAAACTGGGGCGACGTCACCATGGGACCATCTGGTATTTCCGGCATTGACCGCCCCGCGCTGTTCGGTATGAAAATCGGTGTGATCGGGTCCACCCAGTACATGTATTATATCATGCTCGGGTTGCTGATTTTCACCATTTTTTGTGTCAATCGATTGCAAAATTCTCGTATCGGACGGGCCTGGCTGGCATTGCGCGAAGATGAAATCGCGTGTCAGGCCATGGGCATCGACAAGATGAAGACCAAACTCATGGCCTTTGCCCTCGGAGCGACGTGGGCCGGTATGGCCGGTGTTGTTTTTGCGGCCAAGACGAGTTTTATCAATCCGGCATCGTTTACTTTTTGGGAATCGGCCATTATTCTGTCCATTGTCGTTATCGGTGGCATGGGGTCCATTCGTGGTGTTATCGCCGGGGCTATCATTTTGATTTTGGTTCCGGAATATCTTCGAGATTTTGCCCAGTTCAGAATGTTGTTGTTCGGAGCCATCATGGTGCTCGTGATGGTTTTCAGACCACAAGGATTGATCAGCGCGAAGCGCAAGATCTACCATTACACAGCTTCTAAAACCGCGAGTGCAGCCGATGAATAA
- the guaB gene encoding IMP dehydrogenase: MSKILDKALTFDDVLLVPAYSNILPNEVDVSTYLTPEIKLNIPLISAAMDTVTESRMAISMARHGGAGVIHKNMSVREQAREVDRVKKSESGMISDPITVHPDDDLGKVKAIMAEYRISGLPVVKGDHLVGIITNRDIRFVKDDNPLVSELMTSRDLVTVPEGIDNEEAKRKLHQHRIEKLLVVDEENRLKGLITIKDINKHKKYPDAVKDSKGRLLVGAAIGVGKDCLSRSEALLHAGADFLVLDSAHGHSENILKSTRELRAAYPNVQLIGGNVATYEGTKALLEAGVDTVKVGIGPGSICTTRIVSGVGVPQVTAVMEATRAAREAGKCIIADGGIKFSGDVVKALACGANCCMMGSVLAGTEESPGETILYQGRTYKQYRGMGSIDAMKQGSSDRYFQEKSKKLVPEGIVGRVAFRGKVGESLYQFIGGLRSGMGYAGAASLDDLYENSQMVQISSAGLRESHVHDVTITKESPNYRGDG, from the coding sequence ATGAGCAAGATTCTCGATAAGGCATTGACTTTTGACGATGTCCTTTTAGTCCCGGCATATTCCAATATTTTGCCTAACGAAGTGGATGTGTCAACGTATCTGACGCCCGAGATCAAGTTGAATATTCCGCTGATTTCGGCTGCCATGGATACGGTGACGGAATCCCGTATGGCCATTTCCATGGCCAGACACGGCGGTGCCGGGGTCATTCACAAAAATATGTCTGTTCGTGAACAGGCCCGTGAAGTCGATCGGGTCAAGAAGTCCGAGTCCGGCATGATTTCCGACCCCATCACCGTGCATCCTGACGATGATTTGGGCAAGGTCAAGGCGATCATGGCCGAATACCGTATTTCCGGGCTGCCGGTGGTCAAGGGCGATCACCTGGTCGGTATCATCACCAACCGCGACATTCGGTTTGTCAAGGATGATAACCCGCTGGTCTCCGAGCTGATGACTTCTCGCGATCTCGTGACCGTGCCCGAGGGCATTGATAACGAAGAGGCCAAACGTAAACTGCATCAGCACCGGATTGAAAAGCTGCTTGTGGTGGACGAGGAAAATCGTCTCAAGGGATTGATTACCATCAAGGATATCAACAAGCACAAGAAGTATCCTGATGCCGTCAAGGATTCCAAGGGGCGGCTGCTCGTTGGTGCGGCTATCGGTGTTGGCAAGGATTGCCTGAGCCGGTCCGAGGCGTTGTTACACGCCGGAGCCGATTTCCTGGTGCTTGATTCCGCTCATGGTCATTCCGAAAACATTCTCAAGTCCACGCGGGAACTTCGTGCCGCATATCCCAACGTTCAATTGATTGGTGGTAATGTTGCAACATATGAAGGGACCAAGGCGTTGCTCGAAGCCGGAGTGGACACTGTCAAAGTTGGTATCGGTCCTGGATCCATTTGCACGACTCGGATCGTGTCCGGTGTGGGTGTGCCGCAGGTAACGGCCGTGATGGAAGCCACGCGCGCTGCTCGTGAAGCCGGCAAATGCATCATTGCTGATGGTGGTATCAAATTTTCCGGTGACGTGGTCAAGGCGTTGGCCTGCGGTGCTAATTGCTGCATGATGGGTTCGGTCTTGGCTGGAACTGAAGAGTCTCCGGGCGAAACCATCCTGTATCAAGGTCGTACCTACAAGCAGTATCGCGGCATGGGGTCCATCGACGCCATGAAGCAGGGCAGCTCTGATCGGTATTTCCAGGAGAAATCCAAGAAGCTCGTTCCCGAAGGTATTGTCGGCCGTGTGGCCTTCCGTGGCAAAGTCGGCGAATCTCTGTATCAGTTCATTGGTGGACTTCGGTCCGGCATGGGCTACGCTGGAGCCGCTTCGCTTGATGATTTGTATGAAAATTCCCAGATGGTCCAGATTTCCTCGGCCGGTCTCCGGGAATCACATGTTCATGATGTGACGATCACCAAGGAATCTCCGAACTACCGAGGCGACGGCTAA
- the ccmA gene encoding heme ABC exporter ATP-binding protein CcmA, translating into MAESPVLSVSRVAKFFGNKLVFKNVSCHVGPGEILLVAGHNGAGKSTLMRIMAGLSKPSAGAVSLGVEPEDTAYLGHATFIYPGLSALENLQFWGSMYGLSSDRKALVGLLKRVGLERAAEEKAGSFSRGMAQRLNLARIYLVEPKLIFLDEPGTGLDPRSLANLRREITGFRDRGVSVVWISHQVQEDTALADSVLVLGSRKVAYFGPAAAYEMEAPC; encoded by the coding sequence ATGGCGGAGTCGCCTGTGCTTTCGGTGAGTCGAGTGGCCAAGTTTTTTGGCAACAAACTCGTTTTCAAGAATGTTTCCTGTCATGTCGGTCCCGGTGAAATACTGCTTGTTGCCGGGCATAATGGGGCGGGGAAATCCACGCTTATGCGTATCATGGCCGGACTGTCCAAGCCGTCAGCCGGAGCGGTTTCCCTGGGCGTCGAGCCGGAAGACACGGCCTATCTCGGCCATGCCACGTTTATTTATCCGGGACTGTCGGCCTTGGAAAATCTGCAATTCTGGGGTTCGATGTATGGACTGTCTTCAGATAGGAAAGCCCTTGTTGGCTTGTTGAAGCGGGTCGGTTTGGAGCGTGCAGCCGAAGAAAAGGCCGGGTCGTTTTCACGCGGCATGGCGCAACGCCTCAATCTGGCGCGGATTTATCTGGTCGAGCCGAAATTGATTTTTTTGGATGAACCGGGAACCGGGCTGGACCCGCGTTCGCTGGCCAATTTGCGCCGTGAGATTACCGGGTTCCGGGATCGAGGTGTCAGTGTGGTCTGGATCAGTCATCAGGTGCAGGAAGATACGGCACTGGCCGACTCGGTGTTGGTGCTCGGCAGCAGAAAAGTGGCGTATTTTGGTCCGGCTGCGGCATATGAAATGGAGGCACCATGCTGA
- the ccsA gene encoding cytochrome c biogenesis protein CcsA, with translation MKVKVLALLAGVALLVHQSMIWFYAPVAQSGPVQKIFYMHLPCSWWALVSFFVVFVASILYLFTRKDTYDRVAGAAAEIGVLFATLALVTGSVWARAEWGHWWLWDPKLTTALIMWYVYAGYLVLRNTPMGRDRKALVCAVLGIVAFLDVPLVFFSAKLWGSAHPDGLARQGSGMEIRMWYTVFSGLIAFGFMWGAMVLTRVKQLAQQARLEALLRWDDAS, from the coding sequence ATGAAAGTGAAAGTGCTCGCGTTGTTGGCAGGGGTGGCCCTGCTCGTGCATCAATCCATGATATGGTTTTATGCCCCGGTGGCGCAATCCGGTCCTGTTCAGAAGATTTTTTATATGCATCTGCCGTGCTCGTGGTGGGCACTGGTGTCGTTCTTTGTGGTTTTCGTGGCTTCGATTCTCTATCTGTTCACGCGTAAGGATACCTATGATCGTGTGGCCGGAGCCGCTGCTGAAATCGGCGTGCTTTTTGCCACACTTGCTTTGGTGACTGGCTCGGTGTGGGCACGCGCTGAATGGGGCCATTGGTGGCTGTGGGACCCGAAACTGACCACGGCACTCATCATGTGGTATGTCTATGCGGGGTATTTGGTGCTGCGAAATACGCCCATGGGGCGGGACCGCAAGGCGTTGGTTTGCGCTGTCTTGGGAATTGTCGCATTTCTGGATGTTCCATTGGTCTTTTTTTCCGCAAAGTTATGGGGCAGTGCGCATCCGGATGGGTTGGCGCGTCAAGGATCGGGCATGGAAATCCGTATGTGGTACACCGTTTTTTCCGGATTGATTGCCTTTGGATTCATGTGGGGGGCCATGGTGCTGACCCGGGTGAAACAACTGGCTCAGCAGGCCCGGCTCGAAGCTTTGCTGCGCTGGGATGATGCCTCGTAG
- a CDS encoding CcmD family protein yields MSATTYIFIANVAVWLGVAGYLVFLASKSVGLEKRVQQLELLGDDHDC; encoded by the coding sequence ATGTCTGCAACCACCTATATTTTTATCGCAAATGTCGCTGTCTGGCTCGGTGTTGCCGGGTATCTCGTCTTTTTGGCGTCCAAATCCGTCGGCTTGGAAAAGCGGGTGCAACAACTTGAACTTTTGGGAGACGATCATGACTGCTAA
- a CDS encoding branched-chain amino acid ABC transporter substrate-binding protein has protein sequence MRVKLSLIALCLVMVAMLAACGSEAEKAEKADEKADVATGEIAAPETIVLGVAGAHSGDLASYGLPTVNAAKLVVEKINAAGGINGAMVEVAAQDDQCKPELATNAATKMLSDDVKIVLGHICSGATKAALPLYLDGQIVVMSPSATNPPLTQSGEYPNFFRTIAPDDAQAQLEVDFAKQLGLKNIAVIHDKGDYGKGFASFCKQFIEADADIEVALFEGVTPGAVDYSAVVQKIKSSGADAVIFGGYHPEASKVVTGMRKKGLEIPFLSDDGVKDDTFIKVAGKYAEGVYATGPMDFSSNPLYKEAVEAHKAKFGTDPGPFFPEAYSAALALLKAVENAGTTDYDAVVEALRTKKVETPVGNIKFDAKGDAEGVGFAIYQVQDGKYVEIK, from the coding sequence ATGAGAGTCAAACTGAGTCTGATCGCTCTGTGCCTGGTCATGGTGGCCATGCTGGCAGCGTGTGGCAGTGAAGCTGAAAAGGCCGAAAAAGCGGATGAAAAGGCTGATGTGGCAACGGGTGAAATCGCTGCTCCCGAGACAATTGTTCTCGGTGTAGCGGGCGCACATTCCGGTGACCTGGCATCCTATGGTCTGCCTACCGTCAATGCGGCCAAGCTTGTTGTTGAAAAAATCAACGCTGCTGGTGGCATCAATGGTGCCATGGTCGAAGTTGCTGCACAGGATGACCAGTGCAAACCTGAGCTGGCGACAAACGCTGCGACAAAAATGTTATCAGACGATGTGAAGATCGTGCTCGGGCATATCTGCTCCGGTGCGACCAAGGCCGCATTGCCGCTGTATCTGGATGGCCAGATCGTGGTTATGTCTCCCTCCGCAACCAACCCGCCGTTGACCCAGTCCGGCGAATACCCGAATTTTTTCCGGACCATTGCTCCGGATGATGCCCAGGCACAGCTTGAAGTGGATTTTGCCAAGCAGCTTGGTCTCAAGAATATCGCCGTCATTCACGATAAGGGTGACTACGGCAAGGGCTTTGCCTCTTTCTGCAAACAGTTCATCGAAGCCGATGCCGACATCGAAGTCGCCCTCTTTGAAGGCGTGACTCCCGGTGCCGTTGATTATTCGGCTGTTGTCCAGAAGATCAAGAGTTCCGGCGCGGACGCCGTTATTTTCGGTGGCTATCACCCCGAAGCATCCAAGGTCGTGACCGGGATGCGCAAGAAGGGACTTGAGATTCCCTTCCTGTCTGACGACGGTGTGAAGGATGACACCTTCATCAAGGTTGCCGGTAAGTATGCGGAAGGCGTGTACGCCACTGGTCCCATGGATTTCTCATCCAATCCGCTCTACAAGGAAGCTGTTGAAGCGCACAAGGCGAAGTTCGGCACTGACCCCGGTCCATTTTTCCCGGAAGCGTATTCCGCAGCCCTGGCCTTGCTCAAGGCTGTTGAAAATGCCGGGACAACGGATTACGATGCGGTTGTCGAAGCACTTCGGACCAAGAAAGTCGAAACCCCTGTCGGCAATATCAAGTTCGATGCCAAAGGCGATGCCGAGGGCGTTGGATTTGCGATCTATCAGGTCCAAGACGGCAAGTACGTTGAAATTAAGTAG